One Bosea sp. 685 DNA segment encodes these proteins:
- a CDS encoding branched-chain amino acid ABC transporter permease yields MTAQALAQVLASGLLMGLIYALIAVGLSLIFGLMDVVNFAHGEFLMTAMYVAFGLVFLTSLDPVLLMPIVVAVLFGVGAVVYLGVVRFAMRAKANQGMVQIFATFGLATLLQGAAQYFLTPDYRSIGNSWLGGKTLELGGVFLPLPQIFGGLVSIAAFGGLYLLMSRTDFGKALEATREDQGAVALVGIDRNRVFTLGWGLGAALVGLAGAVLAIFYYIHPQVGATFGLIAYVTVALGGFGSVFGALVAGIIVGFVEALTAAILPPAMKSLGIYMLYLGVVFVRPSGLFGKL; encoded by the coding sequence ATGACGGCGCAAGCACTGGCTCAAGTGCTTGCGAGCGGCCTGCTGATGGGGCTCATCTACGCCCTGATCGCAGTGGGCCTCTCGCTCATTTTTGGCCTGATGGATGTCGTGAACTTCGCCCATGGCGAGTTCCTGATGACGGCAATGTACGTGGCTTTCGGGCTGGTGTTCCTGACCTCCCTCGATCCCGTCCTGCTCATGCCCATCGTCGTCGCCGTGCTCTTCGGCGTCGGCGCGGTGGTCTATCTCGGCGTCGTGCGCTTCGCGATGCGGGCCAAGGCCAATCAGGGCATGGTGCAAATCTTCGCGACCTTCGGTCTCGCCACCCTTCTGCAGGGCGCCGCGCAGTATTTCCTGACGCCCGACTACCGCAGCATCGGCAACTCCTGGCTGGGCGGCAAGACGCTCGAACTCGGTGGCGTCTTCCTGCCCTTGCCGCAGATCTTCGGCGGGCTGGTCTCGATCGCGGCCTTCGGCGGCCTCTATCTCTTGATGTCGCGCACCGATTTCGGCAAGGCGCTCGAGGCGACCCGCGAGGACCAGGGCGCGGTCGCGCTTGTCGGCATCGACCGCAACCGTGTCTTCACGCTGGGCTGGGGCCTAGGGGCCGCGCTCGTCGGCCTGGCTGGCGCGGTGCTTGCGATCTTCTACTACATCCACCCGCAGGTCGGCGCGACCTTCGGCCTGATCGCCTATGTCACGGTTGCGCTCGGCGGCTTCGGCAGCGTCTTCGGCGCGCTGGTCGCCGGCATCATCGTCGGCTTCGTCGAGGCGCTGACCGCCGCCATCCTGCCGCCGGCGATGAAGTCGCTGGGCATCTACATGCTGTATCTCGGCGTCGTCTTCGTGCGACCCAGCGGCCTTTTCGGAAAGCTCTGA